One region of Anaeromyxobacter paludicola genomic DNA includes:
- the ppk1 gene encoding polyphosphate kinase 1 — protein MSQAETLPEGSPAAPEPPSPPPLYVNRELSLLRFQHRVFEEARDPQNPLLERVKFLAIVASNLDELFMIRVAGLKQQLAAGFAEPTADGLTPAQQLAEIRREALALGRAMSDCLHNELVPQLAQAGIQLLDYPALTEKEAAQARAYFEEMVFPVLTPLAFDPGRPFPHISNLSLNLAVLVAGPDGEERFARIKVPDTLPRLVPVSRGSAMLKMDGATPHHQGFVWLEQLIAANAERLFPGIKVLEVHPFHVTRSAEIALQEMEAADLRETVQQSVRDRRFGSVVRLEVTPSTPARLRELLADNLEIGPHDIYAVDPPLALSGLSALGGVDRPDLKFPSFVPGTPPRLQGLEDEDLFAAIRRQDVLLHHPFDSFDPVVELLRQAARDPNVVAIKQTLYRVGRNSPVVEALLEASQNKKQVAVLVEVKARFDEESNLGWARALEGEGVHVIYGLLGFKTHSKIALVIRREGGRLVRYVHLSTGNYNAVTAQLYTDLGLFTADERIGEDATELFNYLTGYSRQHDWRRLLVAPVNLRERLTALIQREIGHARAGREARLIFKMNALVDREMIDLLVAASRAGVRVDLLVRGICCLRPGVPGVSERIRVVSIVGRFLEHSRAYWFQNGGQEEVYLGSADLMPRNLDRRVEVLFPVIDPGLVRQVRDGILETYLRDNARARQMRPDASYERLAPAPGEPRVDSQAALIAARTLRTAPPDPATAATRRPLAAAVPLTLPPRT, from the coding sequence GTGAGCCAGGCAGAGACCCTTCCGGAGGGGAGCCCGGCGGCGCCGGAGCCGCCCTCGCCGCCGCCGCTGTACGTGAACCGCGAGCTCAGCCTGCTCCGCTTCCAGCACCGGGTGTTCGAGGAGGCGCGCGATCCGCAGAACCCGCTGCTCGAGCGGGTGAAGTTCCTCGCCATCGTCGCCTCCAACCTCGACGAGCTCTTCATGATCCGGGTGGCCGGGCTGAAGCAGCAGCTCGCCGCCGGCTTCGCCGAGCCGACTGCCGACGGGCTCACCCCGGCGCAGCAGCTGGCCGAGATCCGGCGCGAGGCGCTGGCGCTCGGGCGGGCGATGAGCGACTGCCTGCACAACGAGCTCGTGCCGCAGCTCGCCCAGGCCGGCATCCAGCTCCTCGACTACCCCGCGCTCACCGAGAAGGAGGCGGCGCAGGCCCGCGCCTACTTCGAGGAGATGGTCTTCCCGGTGCTGACGCCGCTGGCCTTCGACCCGGGCCGGCCGTTCCCGCACATCTCCAACCTGAGCCTCAACCTGGCGGTGCTGGTGGCCGGGCCCGACGGCGAGGAGCGGTTCGCCCGGATCAAGGTCCCGGACACGCTCCCGCGGCTCGTGCCGGTGAGCCGCGGCTCGGCGATGCTCAAGATGGACGGCGCGACCCCGCACCACCAGGGCTTCGTCTGGCTGGAGCAGCTCATCGCCGCCAACGCCGAGCGGCTCTTCCCGGGCATCAAGGTGCTCGAGGTCCACCCGTTCCACGTCACCCGCAGCGCCGAGATCGCGCTGCAGGAGATGGAGGCGGCCGACCTGCGCGAGACGGTCCAGCAGAGCGTGCGGGACCGGCGCTTCGGCTCGGTGGTGCGGCTCGAGGTGACGCCCTCCACCCCGGCGCGGCTGCGGGAGCTGCTCGCCGACAACCTGGAGATCGGCCCGCACGACATCTACGCCGTCGATCCGCCCCTGGCGCTCTCCGGGCTCTCGGCCCTCGGCGGGGTGGATCGGCCGGACCTCAAGTTCCCCTCCTTCGTCCCCGGCACGCCGCCCCGGCTGCAGGGGCTCGAGGACGAGGACCTCTTCGCGGCCATCCGCCGGCAGGACGTGCTGCTGCACCACCCCTTCGACAGCTTCGACCCGGTGGTCGAGCTCCTGCGGCAGGCGGCCCGCGATCCGAACGTGGTCGCCATCAAGCAGACGCTCTACCGGGTGGGGCGCAACTCGCCGGTGGTCGAGGCGCTGCTCGAGGCGAGCCAGAACAAGAAGCAGGTCGCGGTGCTGGTGGAGGTGAAGGCCCGCTTCGACGAGGAGAGCAACCTCGGGTGGGCGCGCGCGCTCGAGGGCGAGGGCGTGCACGTCATCTACGGCCTCCTCGGCTTCAAGACCCACTCCAAGATCGCCCTCGTCATCCGGCGCGAGGGCGGGCGCCTCGTGCGCTACGTCCACCTCTCGACCGGCAACTACAACGCGGTCACGGCGCAGCTCTACACCGACCTCGGGCTGTTCACCGCCGACGAGCGGATCGGCGAGGACGCGACCGAGCTCTTCAACTACCTGACCGGCTACTCGCGCCAGCACGACTGGCGCCGGCTGCTGGTCGCGCCGGTGAACCTGCGCGAGCGGCTCACCGCGCTCATCCAGCGCGAGATCGGCCACGCGCGGGCGGGGCGCGAGGCGCGGCTCATCTTCAAGATGAACGCGCTCGTGGACCGGGAGATGATCGACCTCCTCGTCGCGGCGAGCCGGGCCGGCGTGCGGGTGGACCTGCTCGTGCGCGGCATCTGCTGCCTGCGCCCGGGCGTGCCGGGGGTGAGCGAGCGGATCCGCGTGGTCAGCATCGTGGGCCGCTTCCTCGAGCACAGCCGCGCCTACTGGTTCCAGAACGGCGGGCAGGAGGAGGTCTACCTGGGGAGCGCCGACCTCATGCCGCGCAACCTCGACCGGCGCGTGGAGGTCCTCTTCCCGGTGATCGACCCGGGGCTGGTGCGGCAGGTCCGGGACGGCATCCTCGAGACCTACCTGCGCGACAACGCGCGGGCCCGCCAGATGCGGCCCGACGCGAGCTACGAGCGGCTCGCGCCGGCGCCGGGGGAGCCGCGGGTGGACAGCCAGGCCGCGCTCATCGCCGCCCGGACCCTGCGCACCGCGCCCCCCGACCCCGCCACCGCGGCCACGCGCCGGCCGCTCGCCGCGGCGGTGCCGCTCACGCTGCCGCCGCGGACGTAG
- a CDS encoding DUF6544 family protein, with protein sequence MLWILLWALVCVVGGLGLLVSVQGLRFERRVAREARALWAAPGAAGAPALTPLEALPPPVRRYLEVSGAASRAPLRGVRLRHGGTFRPGGEAWLPISGVQYFSADAPGFVWWGRVRVAPGISVGARDRSVGGEGNMHVLVSSTFTLQDARGPTLDQGALLRLLGELVWLPTALRDARYVRWEPLDAASARATLGVGGRTVTATFHFGPDGLPARFTAERYRDVKGEGVLTPFVGACADYREVDGLKVPFRMEAAWIVDGRERPYARFQVEQLELDPAGPF encoded by the coding sequence GTGCTCTGGATCCTCCTCTGGGCGCTCGTCTGCGTCGTCGGCGGGCTCGGGCTCCTGGTCTCGGTGCAGGGGCTCCGCTTCGAGCGGCGGGTGGCCCGCGAGGCCCGCGCGCTCTGGGCCGCGCCGGGCGCCGCGGGCGCGCCGGCGCTCACCCCGCTCGAGGCGCTGCCGCCGCCGGTGCGGCGCTACCTGGAGGTCTCGGGCGCCGCGTCGCGCGCGCCCCTCCGCGGCGTGCGGCTGCGCCACGGCGGCACCTTCCGCCCGGGCGGCGAGGCCTGGCTGCCGATCTCCGGCGTGCAGTACTTCTCGGCCGACGCGCCCGGCTTCGTCTGGTGGGGCCGGGTCCGGGTGGCGCCGGGGATCTCCGTCGGCGCCCGCGATCGCTCGGTGGGCGGCGAGGGGAACATGCACGTCCTCGTCTCCTCCACCTTCACCCTGCAGGACGCCCGCGGCCCGACGCTCGACCAGGGCGCCCTGCTCCGGCTCCTCGGCGAGCTGGTCTGGCTCCCGACGGCGCTGCGCGACGCCCGCTACGTCCGCTGGGAACCGCTCGACGCGGCGAGCGCCCGCGCCACGCTCGGCGTCGGGGGGCGCACCGTCACGGCCACCTTCCACTTCGGGCCCGACGGGCTGCCGGCGCGCTTCACCGCCGAGCGCTACCGCGACGTGAAGGGCGAGGGCGTCCTCACCCCCTTCGTCGGCGCCTGCGCCGACTACCGCGAGGTGGACGGGCTGAAGGTGCCCTTCCGGATGGAGGCGGCCTGGATCGTGGACGGCCGCGAGCGCCCCTACGCGCGCTTCCAGGTGGAGCAGCTCGAGCTCGATCCGGCCGGGCCGTTCTGA